A window of Oncorhynchus masou masou isolate Uvic2021 chromosome 19, UVic_Omas_1.1, whole genome shotgun sequence genomic DNA:
CTGCAAAGTTCTGACAGTTCTATACAGTGCTAAATCTGGACACTAATCTCCAATACTGAAAACGACAACAAAACATCACCAACATGTACACAAAAAAACAGACAATTCTTCCCTTTCGCACACAAGATGAAGACATCAACGTGGCCGGAGAGGCACAGAATAAATAGGATGTGGGTGACGGAGTAGCCACGGGTGACGGCATGTCACTCAAACAGCAGGTCCTGGTCGGTTTCCTCCATCAGCATGTTGGATGGCTCGGCGATGGGGCCCAGCTTGGCCAGACGGGCGGCGATCTCCTTCTCCGTCCTCTCCCTCATCTGCTTCTTTTTCTCCTGGATCTTCTTCAGCCTGAGGAGGTGGGACTCACCATAGAAATTTGAATTAGAACACTCGATATCGCTACGAGACACGTGGACAGTGATCCTCCAGTCAGCTGGGGGTGTAGACTTGATGTTGAGGATGAGGAGTCTGAGGGATGATGTAACTTACCTGTAGAACTCTTCTCGTTCCCTCTCATCCAGCTCAGTGATGATGTAGCTGAGGGTCCGCTCAATGCGGGGGATGATCACTGAGGACAGGTCAAAGCACATTTTATCCTCTCCACGCTGTCTTCCAACCATCTCTTTTGACTGCCATTATCGATAGGTAGTGCAGGTTTAGTTATTGTGTCAAAGTGGTGCAGACTCACCATGCTCAATGGCATTCACACGGCGGTTGGTGATCTTGATGGCCTGATCCAGTGTGACAAAGGAAGTCTGTAGATCAAAACAGTGAGACAATGAGACTTTGTTGTTCAGTCACACATGCTCCGCTTGGTTTACCAGTCTGGCGAGACTTACCTGTAAGGAGGCCAACTCCACTAGCAGCTCCACTGCTTTGGCATAGTTCCTCTTCAGCCTGGagacctgctctcctcccctgGCCAGACCAGTCAGCTCATAACCTAACAAGGAGAGTATAGAGGGAAGCAAAGAATACAGTGAGCAGTGACACAGAAACACACTACAATACAAGTTCAATAGCAGGGCATAGCTTTCTATAAGTTGTTAAACTAAATTTGCTCATAAATGGAGCCATGACAATATTTgaggtaataataagaataataaatGCCAtttgcagatgcttttatccaaagccatACAGGGCCACAGGGTTGGGGTTAATTCCACAAACTAAATTAGATTCCCTCTCCCTGTAAATTCTATTGAATTCAATTCAAATTCTAGGTCTTTGAATTCAgaacagtgttggggaagctactctgaaaatatagtttgcCAAGCTAcaaattacttcacactggaagaagttaaacTAGACCACAGAAAAATTGTTTACTTAACTAAAGTTACTTCGAAAAAGTATTTCACCACATACACACCACTTAGTGAAAGATTATCATAtataaatctgaaatgtcataggCTACTTTGGGGTAATATGTTAACAGAATGTATAAAAACAagatctcacccatctacataaAATAAGTGTTtctagaaatttttgcaaatgtattgaaaatgaaatacagaaatatgatGATCCAAACTGAGTTCAGATGCATtgaatttcctttgatcatccttgatgtcacAACAAtttgtggccaattcaattgtttttGGAAATTATTTAGAAAGACAACACACCTGtctaaatacagtgcattcagaaagtattcagaccccttgactttttccacattttgttatgttacagccttactctaaaatatatattttttctcaatctatacacaaaagcagaatgacaatgcaaaaacaatatatttttttaaatgtttgcaaattgatAAAGAAATCAAATCTTAatgatcacatttacatacagttgaagtcggaagtttacatacacttaggttggagtcattaaaactcgtttttcaaccactccacaaatttcttggacattctaggacatctactttgtgcatgatacaagtaatttttccaacaattatttacaggcagattatttcactgtatcacaattcaagtgggtcagaagtttacatgcactaagttgactgtgcctttaaacagcttggaaaattccagaaaattatgccatggctttagaagcttctgataggctaattgacatcatttgagtcaattggaggtgtacctgtggatgtatttcaaggcctatcttcaaactcagtgcttctttgcttgacatcatgtgaaaatcaaaagaaatcagccaagacctcagaaaaaaatgtttacacctccacaactctggttcatccttgggagcaattttcaaatgcctgaaggtaccacgttcatctgtacaaaaaataacaagcaagaataaacaccatgggaccacgcagtcgtcatactgctcaggaaggagacgtgttctgtctcctagagatgaacgtaccttggtgcgtaaagtgcaaatcaatcccagaacaacagcaaaggaccttgtgaagatgctggaggaaacaggtacaaaagtatctatatgcacagtaaaatgagtcctatatcgatataacctgaaaggccactcatcaaagaagaagccactgctccagaaccgccataaaaaaaagcctgaatatggtttgcaactgcacatggggacaaagatcgtactttttggagacatctcctctggtctgatgaaacaaaaatagaactgtttggccataatgaccattgttatgtttggaggaaaaagggagaggcttgcaagccgaagaactccatcccaaccgtgatgcacaggggtggcaccat
This region includes:
- the LOC135505818 gene encoding V-type proton ATPase subunit D, translated to MSGKERIDVFPSRMAQTIMKARLKGAQTGRNLLKKKADALSMRFRQILRKIIETKTLMGEVMREAAFSLAEAKFAAGDFSTTVIQNVNKAQVKVRAKKDNVAGVTLPVFEHYQEGGDSYELTGLARGGEQVSRLKRNYAKAVELLVELASLQTSFVTLDQAIKITNRRVNAIEHVIIPRIERTLSYIITELDEREREEFYRLKKIQEKKKQMRERTEKEIAARLAKLGPIAEPSNMLMEETDQDLLFE